Proteins co-encoded in one Paracoccus aestuarii genomic window:
- a CDS encoding sensor histidine kinase, whose translation MSFVDLARTAHAPLGDARFRWDDTIMGSRIRAFDWSRTSLGPMEGWSPALRAAVRMMVAQGHAASMFWGPDLVMLYNDGYMSVLGGKEEQALGQPFRRIWADVWHDVEPMVERTLAGYSTRTEEMRLVMTRNGFDEETFWTFSYTPLFDDDESVAGLLNITVDVTETVTARRNQQVMQEELLHRIKNILAVTSTVVSSSLRNARTIQEARDTVGARIMALAKAQGLFTGLGDSADIADVMARSIGAHLVGNDRIRLSGPPVPLSSQQAVGLSLALYELATNAAKHGALADANGIVDLTWSREGDVFALDWRESGGGPVSPPTREGFGSRLVNMIVPAYFDGTGRAEFRPSGLHYSLRGQLTP comes from the coding sequence ATGAGCTTCGTCGACCTGGCACGGACAGCGCATGCGCCCTTGGGCGATGCACGCTTCCGGTGGGACGACACCATCATGGGCAGCCGCATCCGCGCCTTCGACTGGTCCCGCACCTCGCTCGGCCCGATGGAGGGCTGGTCGCCCGCCCTGCGCGCCGCGGTGCGGATGATGGTCGCGCAGGGGCATGCCGCATCCATGTTCTGGGGGCCGGACCTCGTCATGCTCTATAATGACGGCTACATGTCCGTGCTGGGCGGCAAGGAGGAACAGGCCCTGGGCCAGCCCTTCCGCCGCATCTGGGCGGATGTCTGGCACGATGTCGAACCCATGGTCGAACGCACCCTGGCCGGATACAGCACCCGGACCGAGGAGATGCGCCTGGTCATGACCCGCAACGGGTTCGACGAGGAGACCTTCTGGACCTTCAGCTACACGCCGCTTTTCGACGACGACGAAAGCGTGGCGGGGCTGTTGAACATCACCGTCGACGTGACCGAGACCGTGACCGCAAGGCGCAACCAGCAGGTCATGCAGGAGGAGCTGCTGCACCGCATCAAGAACATCCTGGCGGTGACCTCGACGGTGGTCTCCTCCAGCCTGCGCAACGCCCGCACCATCCAGGAGGCGCGCGACACGGTGGGCGCGCGCATCATGGCGCTGGCCAAGGCCCAGGGGCTGTTCACGGGCCTGGGCGACAGCGCCGACATCGCCGATGTCATGGCCCGGTCGATCGGCGCGCATCTGGTGGGCAATGACCGCATCCGCCTGTCCGGCCCGCCCGTGCCGCTCAGCAGTCAGCAGGCCGTGGGCCTGTCCCTGGCGCTTTACGAGCTGGCGACCAATGCGGCCAAGCACGGCGCGCTGGCTGATGCGAACGGGATCGTGGACCTGACCTGGTCGCGCGAGGGCGATGTCTTTGCGCTGGACTGGCGAGAATCCGGCGGCGGGCCGGTCTCGCCCCCCACGCGGGAGGGGTTCGGATCGCGGTTGGTGAACATGATCGTGCCGGCCTATTTCGACGGCACCGGCCGGGCGGAGTTCCGGCCCTCGGGGCTGCATTACAGCCTGCGGGGCCAGCTGACCCCCTAG
- a CDS encoding metal ABC transporter permease: protein MLDDFFFRAILAGLGVALVAGPLGSFVVWRRMAYFGDSTAHAAILGVAMALAFDISIYAGTLAVATAMAVLVSALVSRGQAMDTMLGVLSHSALAVGLVAISFVPSARSDLTSYLFGDILAVGRSDLVLIWTGAAVVLAMLILRWQRLVTSSLNEELAMAAGIDPRLERLALSLALAITVALAIRVVGSLLISALLIVPAAAARGWARTPERMAAAATLIAGLSVVSGLWASLRLDTPAGPSIVTAAAIFFVLSQGLRRA, encoded by the coding sequence ATGCTGGACGATTTCTTCTTCCGCGCCATTCTGGCGGGGCTGGGTGTGGCGCTGGTGGCGGGGCCTTTGGGCAGCTTCGTCGTGTGGCGGCGCATGGCCTATTTCGGGGATTCGACCGCCCATGCGGCGATCCTGGGGGTGGCGATGGCGCTGGCCTTCGACATCTCGATCTATGCGGGCACGCTGGCGGTGGCCACGGCGATGGCGGTCCTGGTCTCGGCCCTGGTGTCGCGGGGCCAGGCGATGGACACGATGCTGGGGGTGCTGTCGCATTCCGCGCTGGCGGTGGGCCTGGTGGCGATCAGCTTCGTGCCCTCGGCGCGGTCGGACCTGACCAGCTATCTGTTCGGCGACATCCTGGCGGTGGGGCGGTCGGACCTGGTGCTGATCTGGACGGGGGCGGCGGTGGTCCTGGCCATGCTGATCCTGCGCTGGCAGCGGCTGGTCACCAGCAGCCTGAACGAGGAACTGGCCATGGCCGCGGGCATCGACCCGCGGCTGGAGCGTCTGGCCCTGTCCCTGGCCTTGGCGATCACCGTCGCCCTGGCGATTCGAGTGGTGGGGTCGCTGCTGATATCGGCCCTGCTGATCGTGCCGGCGGCGGCCGCGCGCGGATGGGCGCGCACGCCCGAGCGGATGGCCGCCGCCGCGACGCTGATCGCGGGATTGTCGGTTGTGTCCGGCCTGTGGGCCAGCCTTCGGCTGGACACGCCGGCAGGTCCCTCGATTGTGACCGCGGCGGCGATATTTTTCGTCCTGTCCCAAGGACTTCGCCGGGCCTAG
- a CDS encoding L-serine ammonia-lyase, with amino-acid sequence MFLSVFDLFKLGVGPSSSHTMGPMIAAARFLDLLRVQPFRAHGLRASLHGSLAFTGKGHATDRAVILGLAGLTPAAMDPDTAERVLEENRRDRLLTPPGLGPLAFDPDRDLRFDYDRSLPGHANGMTVSATDAQGDVILQQVYYSIGGGFVLTEEELALRAGQDRSDASSSVPFPFATAAEMLDMAERSGKSIARMKEANELCFRSNAELSDGLTRIWTAMRDCMDRGLATEGILPGGLNVRRRAPGIHAKLIAERGLNMTAPYVVNDWMSTYAMAVNEENAAGGQVVTAPTNGAAGTVPAVIRYWLDHVPGASERALPDFLLTAAAVGGLIKHNASISGAECGCQAEVGSASAMAAAGLAAVLGGTPRQIENAAEIALEHHLGMTCDPVRGLVQVPCIERNGLGAIKAVAAASLALRGDGSHIVPLDAAIETMRQTGRDMSEKYKETSLGGLAVNVPNC; translated from the coding sequence ATGTTTCTGTCGGTTTTCGATCTGTTCAAGCTGGGGGTCGGCCCGTCATCCTCGCATACGATGGGGCCGATGATCGCGGCGGCGCGGTTTCTGGACCTGCTGCGGGTCCAGCCCTTCCGCGCCCATGGGCTGCGCGCCAGCCTGCATGGCAGCCTGGCCTTCACCGGCAAGGGCCATGCGACCGACCGCGCGGTGATCCTGGGGCTGGCGGGGCTGACCCCCGCCGCGATGGACCCCGACACCGCCGAGCGCGTGCTGGAGGAGAACCGCCGCGACCGCCTGCTGACCCCGCCGGGGCTGGGGCCCTTGGCCTTCGACCCCGACCGCGACCTGCGCTTTGATTACGACCGCAGCCTGCCCGGCCATGCGAACGGGATGACCGTCTCGGCCACCGACGCGCAGGGCGACGTGATCCTGCAGCAGGTCTATTATTCCATCGGCGGCGGCTTCGTGCTGACCGAGGAGGAGCTGGCCCTTCGCGCGGGCCAGGACCGCAGCGACGCCTCCTCCAGCGTGCCCTTCCCCTTTGCCACCGCGGCCGAGATGCTGGACATGGCCGAACGGTCCGGCAAGTCCATCGCCCGGATGAAGGAGGCCAACGAGCTGTGCTTCCGCTCCAACGCCGAACTGTCGGACGGGCTGACCCGGATCTGGACGGCGATGCGCGACTGCATGGACCGGGGCCTTGCGACCGAGGGGATCCTGCCCGGCGGGCTGAACGTGCGCCGTCGGGCGCCGGGCATCCATGCCAAGCTGATCGCCGAACGCGGCCTGAACATGACCGCGCCGTATGTGGTGAATGACTGGATGTCCACCTATGCCATGGCCGTCAACGAGGAAAACGCCGCCGGCGGCCAGGTCGTGACCGCCCCCACCAACGGCGCGGCGGGGACCGTGCCCGCGGTGATCCGATACTGGCTGGATCATGTGCCGGGGGCATCCGAACGCGCGCTGCCCGATTTCCTGCTGACGGCGGCGGCGGTGGGCGGGCTGATCAAGCACAATGCCAGCATCTCGGGCGCGGAATGCGGCTGTCAGGCCGAGGTCGGCAGCGCCAGCGCCATGGCCGCCGCGGGCCTGGCCGCCGTTCTGGGCGGCACGCCGCGCCAGATCGAGAACGCGGCCGAGATCGCCTTGGAACACCATCTGGGCATGACCTGCGACCCGGTGCGGGGCCTGGTGCAGGTGCCCTGCATCGAAAGGAACGGACTGGGGGCGATCAAGGCGGTCGCGGCGGCCAGCCTGGCGCTGCGCGGCGACGGCAGTCACATCGTGCCGCTGGACGCCGCCATCGAGACGATGCGCCAGACCGGCCGCGACATGTCCGAGAAATACAAGGAGACCTCGCTTGGCGGCCTGGCCGTGAACGTGCCCAACTGCTAG
- a CDS encoding YjbF family lipoprotein → MTGAFDMRAIKTVACMAALAGLAACGNSSADEGGGGPLAILAQTATQAVTARRAEAPAPARSPEEAAAEALRVNPGPLIQAGFESLGRNQIMAMTGQNGSMRTYMTPSQEALILRDGMLVGTRGLGSDLSVAEPGTEALIRSGQAGSGTRVMRYFGGDGLERPLQFACTTAPGPNPGVIVESCQGHGTSFQNNYLVQGGQIPVSRQWIGPGLGYVTVQTLRP, encoded by the coding sequence ATGACGGGGGCGTTCGACATGCGCGCGATCAAGACCGTGGCCTGCATGGCCGCGCTGGCCGGGCTGGCCGCCTGCGGGAACAGCAGCGCCGACGAAGGTGGCGGCGGCCCGCTGGCCATCCTGGCCCAGACCGCGACCCAGGCCGTCACCGCACGGCGCGCGGAGGCCCCGGCCCCCGCCCGCAGCCCCGAGGAGGCCGCCGCCGAGGCGCTGCGCGTCAATCCCGGCCCGCTGATCCAGGCCGGGTTCGAATCCCTGGGCCGCAACCAGATCATGGCGATGACCGGCCAGAACGGGTCGATGCGCACCTACATGACCCCCTCGCAGGAGGCGCTGATCCTGCGCGACGGGATGCTGGTGGGCACGCGCGGCCTGGGATCGGACCTGTCGGTGGCCGAGCCGGGGACCGAGGCGCTGATCCGCAGCGGTCAGGCGGGCAGCGGCACGCGGGTCATGCGCTATTTCGGCGGCGACGGGCTGGAACGGCCGCTGCAATTCGCCTGCACCACCGCGCCCGGTCCCAATCCCGGCGTGATCGTGGAAAGCTGTCAGGGCCATGGCACGAGCTTCCAGAACAACTATCTGGTCCAAGGCGGCCAGATCCCCGTGTCGCGGCAATGGATCGGCCCGGGCCTGGGCTATGTCACGGTGCAGACGCTGCGGCCCTGA
- a CDS encoding Fur family transcriptional regulator, translated as MTQPDTQPDDRIAATFAPHDHRECAHRALDEAAARLADQGARLTPVRRRTLEILLESHRAMGAYEVLDRLAAEGFGRQPPVAYRALEFLVTHGLAHRLQRLNAFAACLHPGHDHQPAFLICRSCDKVAEAAAAPVRDSLQTVAGQGGFRVERATIEALGLCATCAAEGQE; from the coding sequence GTGACCCAGCCCGACACGCAGCCTGACGATCGCATCGCCGCGACCTTCGCCCCCCATGACCATCGTGAATGCGCCCATCGCGCCCTGGACGAGGCAGCCGCACGGCTGGCCGATCAGGGCGCGCGGCTGACCCCGGTGCGCCGCCGCACGCTGGAGATCCTGCTGGAGAGCCACCGCGCCATGGGCGCCTATGAGGTGCTGGACCGCTTGGCGGCCGAGGGCTTCGGGCGCCAGCCGCCGGTCGCCTATCGGGCGCTGGAGTTTCTGGTGACGCATGGGCTGGCGCATCGGCTGCAACGGCTGAACGCCTTTGCGGCATGCCTGCATCCGGGCCATGACCACCAGCCGGCCTTCCTGATCTGCCGCAGCTGCGACAAGGTGGCCGAGGCCGCCGCGGCCCCGGTGCGCGACAGCCTGCAGACGGTGGCGGGCCAAGGTGGGTTCCGCGTCGAACGCGCGACGATCGAGGCGCTCGGCCTCTGCGCGACCTGCGCGGCCGAGGGGCAGGAATGA
- the hemP gene encoding hemin uptake protein HemP, with translation MTATRPADFTRPGTSILARIPQHDATQLTRGGNQALIVLDEQVYQLRITRAGKLILTK, from the coding sequence ATGACCGCCACGCGACCCGCCGATTTCACCCGTCCGGGAACCTCGATCCTGGCCCGCATCCCCCAGCATGACGCGACCCAGCTGACCCGCGGGGGCAACCAGGCGCTGATCGTCCTGGACGAACAAGTCTATCAGCTGCGCATCACCCGCGCGGGAAAGCTGATCCTGACCAAGTGA
- a CDS encoding pseudouridine synthase yields the protein MTDDTKRPDGAADTGKDRIAKVIARAGLASRREAERLIIEGRVSVNGTRIDSPALDVSPRDRITVDGKKLDDPQETRLWLYYKPLGLITSESDEKGRQTVFDALPRDLPRVMTVGRLDLNSEGLLLLTNDGELKRRLELPSTGWLRRYRVRVNGTPSDMTFDPLRRGVTIEGEDFAPMEIKLDSQQGANAWLTVGIREGKNREIRRAMAHVGLQVNRLIRIGYGPFKLTGMDKNEVVEIKRKVMRDQLGGLLTGEVEDKARPMRPRGAAGERDGAPFARREGGAFGRRDGARPAREDGDRPARSFAPRGDGPRDGAREGTRDGDRPRFAGKPGESRKPFGAPRGEGDGPRKPRTEGGRKSFAARGDAPEGGRKPFAARGDAPEGPRKPFGKPRPGGSEGGRKSFGAGGPGKPKGPRPDGPKGSRGDGPKGARPDGARGPRPDGPRNGPGGNGPGGRGPGGKGSGRSGPPAKGGKPRRP from the coding sequence ATGACCGATGACACGAAACGCCCCGACGGGGCCGCCGATACAGGCAAGGACCGGATCGCCAAGGTGATCGCCCGGGCGGGCTTGGCCAGCAGGCGCGAGGCCGAACGCCTGATCATCGAGGGCCGCGTCTCGGTGAACGGCACCAGGATCGACAGCCCGGCGCTGGACGTCTCGCCCCGCGACCGGATCACGGTCGACGGCAAGAAGCTGGACGACCCGCAGGAGACGCGGCTCTGGCTCTATTACAAACCGCTTGGGCTGATCACGTCGGAATCCGACGAAAAGGGCCGCCAGACGGTCTTTGACGCGCTGCCGCGCGACCTGCCGCGGGTGATGACCGTGGGGCGGCTGGACCTGAATTCCGAAGGCCTGCTGCTGCTGACCAATGACGGCGAGCTGAAGCGGCGGCTGGAGCTGCCCTCGACCGGCTGGCTGCGGCGCTATCGGGTGCGGGTGAACGGCACGCCCTCGGACATGACCTTCGACCCGCTGCGCCGCGGCGTGACCATCGAGGGCGAGGATTTCGCGCCGATGGAGATCAAGCTGGACAGCCAGCAGGGCGCGAATGCCTGGCTGACCGTCGGCATCCGCGAGGGCAAGAACCGCGAGATCCGCCGCGCCATGGCCCATGTCGGGCTGCAGGTGAACCGGCTGATCCGCATCGGCTATGGTCCGTTCAAGCTGACCGGGATGGACAAGAACGAGGTCGTCGAGATCAAGCGCAAGGTCATGCGCGACCAGCTGGGCGGCCTGCTGACAGGCGAGGTCGAGGACAAGGCCCGCCCGATGCGCCCCCGCGGCGCGGCGGGCGAACGCGACGGCGCGCCCTTCGCCCGGCGCGAGGGCGGCGCCTTCGGCCGCCGCGACGGCGCCCGCCCCGCGCGCGAGGACGGCGACCGCCCGGCGCGCAGCTTCGCCCCGCGCGGCGATGGGCCCCGTGATGGTGCGCGTGAGGGGACGCGTGATGGGGACCGCCCGCGCTTCGCGGGCAAGCCGGGCGAATCCCGCAAGCCCTTCGGCGCCCCGCGCGGCGAGGGCGACGGCCCGCGCAAGCCGCGGACCGAAGGGGGCCGCAAGTCCTTTGCCGCCCGTGGCGACGCACCGGAAGGCGGGCGCAAGCCCTTCGCCGCGCGGGGTGATGCGCCCGAGGGCCCCCGCAAGCCCTTTGGCAAGCCGCGCCCCGGCGGGTCCGAGGGCGGGCGCAAGTCCTTCGGCGCGGGCGGGCCGGGCAAGCCCAAGGGACCGCGTCCCGACGGCCCCAAGGGTTCCCGGGGCGACGGCCCCAAGGGCGCGCGCCCGGATGGTGCCCGCGGGCCGCGGCCGGACGGGCCGCGCAACGGTCCCGGCGGCAACGGCCCCGGCGGCAGGGGTCCGGGGGGCAAGGGTTCGGGCCGCAGCGGGCCGCCCGCGAAGGGCGGCAAGCCGCGCCGTCCCTGA
- a CDS encoding YjbH domain-containing protein, giving the protein MRPSRLTRQLLATTLPAALIIGAGVAVADPMLARNMSSYGLPGGVDTPTAETLPDGSLGATVSLSEYARRGNVFFQALPGLTTVLRYGRVDGIQDFRQEGFISDRSADLRYQVVDEDGWRPAVAVGLQDFLGTGVYSGEYVVATRNVTPTVRASLGLGWGVLAGRPRVINSGDQGGTPNVDQWFSGGARPFGSVSWQVNDRLNLVAEYSNDIYRARYSDGSEFQQGSEPSSRLNFGANYHVGRNYEVGVYTIGGDTVGAQLTIALNPRDAAFPSGLERAPAPVRPRPAPAQDPEGWSGAWSQDPTAQPAIQRALSDAMAAEGQVLESMVLTATRAEVRLRNQRFINQPQAIGRTARLMTRALPASVETFVITSTSDGMPTSSVTLRRSDIERLENTEAGRIAAASTLTDASANVAGLVQTPDAYPRFRWSLKPYVEIGIFDAEDGVTHEAGAEARASYEIMPGLIATGALRQRAFGDIGQRGPGIPGQRGQYFSPEEYESRPELETTPEGVPRVRSDTRMYTGNFSPVIPEATLAWYAKPSDAVYTRVTVGLLERAYGGVSAEALWKPATSPLGFGAEINRVRKRDFDQLLDFRDYEVTTGHVSAYYEFRQGFTAQLDVGQYLAGDVGATVTVAREFANGWRVGAYATKTDLSAEEFGEGSFDKGVTLSIPLGWATGQPSRDRVSTNIRSLSRDGGSRVNVNGQLYDRVRGAHTVDLYEGWGRFWR; this is encoded by the coding sequence ATGCGACCATCGCGCCTGACCCGCCAGTTGCTGGCCACGACCCTTCCCGCAGCCCTGATCATCGGCGCGGGGGTGGCGGTCGCCGACCCGATGCTGGCGCGCAACATGTCCAGCTATGGCCTGCCGGGCGGCGTGGACACCCCCACCGCCGAGACCCTGCCCGATGGCAGCCTGGGCGCGACCGTGTCGCTGTCGGAATACGCGCGCCGGGGCAACGTGTTCTTCCAGGCGCTGCCGGGGCTGACCACGGTGCTGCGCTATGGCCGCGTGGACGGGATCCAGGATTTCCGGCAGGAGGGGTTCATCTCGGACCGCTCGGCCGATCTGCGCTATCAGGTGGTGGACGAGGATGGCTGGCGCCCCGCCGTCGCGGTGGGCCTGCAGGATTTCCTGGGGACCGGCGTCTATTCGGGCGAATATGTCGTGGCCACGCGCAACGTGACGCCAACTGTCCGCGCCTCGTTGGGCCTCGGCTGGGGCGTGCTGGCGGGCCGCCCGCGGGTCATCAATTCAGGCGATCAAGGCGGCACGCCCAATGTCGACCAGTGGTTCAGTGGTGGCGCGCGGCCCTTCGGCTCGGTCAGCTGGCAGGTCAATGACCGGCTGAACCTGGTCGCGGAATATTCCAACGACATTTACCGCGCCCGCTATTCGGACGGGAGCGAATTCCAGCAGGGGTCCGAACCCTCCAGTCGGCTGAATTTCGGCGCGAACTATCACGTGGGCCGGAATTACGAGGTCGGCGTCTACACGATCGGCGGCGACACGGTGGGCGCGCAACTGACCATCGCGCTGAACCCGCGCGACGCGGCCTTCCCCTCGGGACTAGAACGCGCGCCCGCCCCGGTGCGGCCCCGCCCCGCCCCCGCCCAGGACCCGGAGGGCTGGTCCGGCGCCTGGTCCCAGGACCCGACCGCCCAGCCCGCCATCCAGCGCGCGCTGTCCGACGCCATGGCCGCCGAGGGCCAGGTCCTGGAAAGCATGGTCCTGACCGCGACCCGGGCCGAGGTGCGGCTGCGCAACCAGCGTTTCATCAACCAGCCGCAGGCCATCGGCCGCACCGCGCGCCTGATGACCCGCGCCCTGCCCGCATCGGTCGAAACCTTCGTCATCACCTCGACCAGCGACGGGATGCCCACATCCTCGGTCACCCTGCGCCGCAGCGATATCGAGCGGCTGGAGAACACCGAGGCCGGGCGCATCGCCGCCGCGTCGACCCTGACCGACGCATCCGCCAATGTCGCGGGGCTGGTCCAGACGCCCGACGCCTATCCGCGCTTTCGCTGGTCGCTGAAACCCTATGTCGAGATCGGCATCTTCGACGCCGAGGACGGGGTCACCCATGAGGCCGGCGCCGAGGCCCGCGCCAGCTACGAGATCATGCCCGGCCTGATCGCCACCGGCGCGCTGCGCCAGCGCGCCTTCGGTGATATCGGCCAGCGCGGCCCCGGCATCCCCGGCCAGCGCGGCCAGTATTTCAGCCCCGAGGAATACGAATCCCGCCCCGAGCTGGAGACCACGCCCGAAGGCGTGCCGCGCGTGCGGTCCGACACGCGGATGTATACGGGCAATTTCAGCCCCGTCATCCCCGAGGCCACGCTGGCCTGGTATGCCAAGCCCTCGGACGCGGTCTATACCCGGGTGACCGTGGGCCTGCTGGAACGCGCCTATGGCGGCGTCTCGGCCGAGGCGCTGTGGAAGCCCGCGACATCGCCCCTGGGCTTCGGGGCCGAGATCAACCGCGTGCGCAAGCGCGATTTCGACCAGCTGCTGGATTTCCGCGACTACGAGGTCACGACCGGCCATGTCTCGGCCTATTACGAATTCCGCCAGGGCTTCACCGCCCAGCTGGATGTGGGCCAGTATCTGGCGGGCGATGTCGGCGCGACGGTGACGGTGGCGCGCGAATTCGCCAATGGCTGGCGCGTGGGGGCCTATGCCACCAAGACCGACCTCTCGGCCGAGGAATTCGGCGAGGGCAGCTTTGACAAGGGCGTGACCCTGTCCATCCCGCTTGGCTGGGCCACGGGCCAGCCGTCGCGGGACCGCGTCTCGACCAACATCCGGTCGCTGTCGCGCGACGGCGGGTCGCGGGTGAACGTGAACGGGCAGCTCTATGACCGGGTGCGCGGGGCGCATACGGTCGATCTCTATGAAGGCTGGGGGAGGTTCTGGCGATGA
- a CDS encoding COG3650 family protein produces the protein MSARPSARLAMLALLTLPLAACDSEAMTDLRRGVGLDRTEEAQPAQPEGPRPPAVSPLVEPIETGAEPPRALSTAEPLTYRATAFVARGNEPDWNVQISGNTATYRTPDTPNGRQIQVNRLVFDRGVEYIGVLNGRPFVVNMRAAPCQDTMSDERFPLTARLTVTGQTRTGCAAPGVVPTAPQAASQDAPQAAAGAAPAQAG, from the coding sequence ATGTCCGCCCGTCCTTCCGCCCGTCTTGCGATGCTTGCCCTGCTGACCCTGCCCTTGGCCGCCTGCGACAGCGAGGCGATGACCGACCTGCGCCGCGGCGTGGGCCTGGACCGCACCGAGGAGGCACAGCCCGCCCAGCCCGAGGGTCCGCGCCCGCCCGCCGTCTCGCCCCTGGTGGAACCGATCGAGACCGGGGCCGAGCCGCCGCGCGCCCTGTCCACCGCCGAGCCGCTGACCTATCGCGCGACCGCCTTCGTGGCCCGCGGGAACGAGCCTGACTGGAACGTCCAGATCAGCGGCAACACCGCCACATACCGCACGCCCGACACGCCGAACGGCCGCCAGATCCAGGTGAACCGCCTGGTCTTCGACCGGGGCGTCGAATATATCGGCGTGCTGAACGGGCGGCCCTTCGTGGTCAACATGCGCGCCGCCCCCTGTCAGGACACGATGTCGGACGAACGCTTTCCGCTGACCGCGCGGCTGACGGTGACGGGCCAGACCCGCACCGGCTGCGCGGCGCCCGGCGTGGTGCCCACCGCACCCCAAGCTGCATCCCAGGACGCGCCCCAGGCCGCGGCCGGTGCCGCCCCCGCGCAGGCGGGCTGA
- a CDS encoding metal ABC transporter ATP-binding protein, with translation MTALIRSQDLTIHRPGTSEPVLSHVDFRIQPGEIVTVVGPNGSGKSSLIRALLGHVPLARGRVDRRAGLRIGYVPQRVQLDTAIPMTVRRFLSLPRRVPDDQAQAALARTGVPGLGARQLTQLSGGQFQRVLLARALLSDPHLLVLDEPTQGLDQPGIVAFYRLIEDVRRQTGAAVLMVSHDLLVVMRSSDRVICLNGHVCCEGTPQHVSTAPEYRALFGAGAEGTLALYRHDHDHHHDLAGPEADHLHGPGCTHGHSPTAH, from the coding sequence ATGACGGCGCTGATCCGGTCGCAGGACCTGACCATCCACCGGCCCGGCACCTCCGAGCCGGTGCTGTCCCATGTCGATTTCCGCATCCAGCCGGGCGAGATCGTGACCGTGGTCGGGCCGAACGGCTCGGGCAAGTCGTCGCTGATCCGGGCGCTGCTGGGGCATGTGCCCTTGGCGCGCGGGCGGGTGGACCGGCGGGCGGGGCTGCGCATCGGCTATGTCCCGCAGCGGGTCCAGCTGGACACGGCGATCCCGATGACGGTGCGGCGGTTCCTGTCGCTGCCGCGTCGGGTGCCGGACGACCAGGCGCAGGCGGCGCTGGCGCGGACCGGGGTGCCGGGCCTGGGCGCGCGCCAGCTGACCCAGCTGTCGGGCGGCCAGTTCCAGCGCGTGCTGCTGGCGCGTGCGCTGCTGTCGGACCCGCATCTGCTGGTCCTGGACGAGCCGACGCAGGGGCTGGACCAGCCGGGCATCGTCGCCTTCTATCGCCTGATCGAGGATGTGCGCCGCCAGACCGGCGCCGCGGTCCTGATGGTCAGCCACGACCTGCTGGTGGTCATGCGGTCCTCGGACCGGGTGATCTGCCTGAACGGGCATGTCTGCTGCGAGGGCACGCCCCAGCATGTCAGCACCGCGCCCGAATACCGCGCGCTGTTCGGGGCGGGGGCGGAGGGGACGCTGGCGCTTTATCGGCACGATCACGACCACCATCACGACCTGGCGGGCCCCGAGGCGGACCACCTGCACGGGCCGGGCTGCACCCACGGCCATTCCCCGACCGCACATTGA
- a CDS encoding zinc ABC transporter substrate-binding protein produces the protein MRSSASVAAILTLMAAPALAAPQVVADIVPTGALVQDVMGDLGEVRVLLPSGASAHHYQMRPSDAQALQSADLVVWTGPELTPWLARAATNLGRGDQLRLLEVEGTRLRSYAEDGDHDHGHDQDHGHDHGHDHGHDHGHGHDRDHDHGHDHDHDHAHDHSLDHGHDHDHAHDHDHDHTGTDPHAWLSPANAGPWLQAIAAQLSEQDPENAETYRANADATAERIAALDADLRERLAPFADQRFVVFHDAYGYFTDHYGLSPAIPVSLGDASTPSAARIEAIRAQVVDSGAVCAFPEYAHDDTLIGTVVEGSDVRLGGELSPEGGALEPGAGQYEAVLTAMADTLIDCLQGE, from the coding sequence ATGCGCAGCTCTGCATCCGTCGCCGCCATCCTGACGCTGATGGCCGCCCCCGCCCTTGCCGCCCCGCAGGTGGTCGCCGACATCGTGCCCACCGGCGCCCTGGTCCAGGACGTGATGGGCGATCTGGGCGAGGTCCGCGTGCTGCTGCCCTCGGGCGCCAGCGCGCATCACTACCAGATGCGCCCGTCCGACGCGCAGGCGCTGCAATCGGCGGATCTGGTCGTCTGGACCGGGCCGGAGCTGACCCCCTGGCTGGCCCGCGCCGCCACCAATCTAGGCCGCGGCGACCAGCTGCGTCTGCTGGAGGTCGAGGGCACCCGTCTGCGCAGCTATGCCGAGGACGGCGATCATGACCATGGGCACGATCAAGATCACGGGCATGATCACGGGCATGACCATGGGCATGACCATGGGCACGGGCACGACCGTGACCACGATCACGGGCACGACCACGACCACGACCACGCTCATGACCACAGCCTTGACCATGGGCACGACCACGATCACGCGCATGATCATGACCACGATCACACCGGCACCGATCCCCATGCCTGGCTCAGCCCGGCCAATGCGGGGCCGTGGCTGCAGGCCATCGCCGCGCAGCTGTCGGAACAGGATCCCGAGAATGCCGAGACCTATCGCGCCAACGCCGATGCCACGGCCGAGCGCATCGCCGCGCTGGATGCCGATCTGCGCGAGCGGCTGGCCCCCTTCGCCGACCAGCGCTTCGTCGTCTTCCACGACGCCTATGGCTACTTCACCGACCATTACGGCCTCAGCCCCGCGATCCCGGTCTCGCTCGGGGATGCCTCGACTCCCTCGGCCGCTCGGATCGAGGCGATCCGTGCCCAGGTCGTGGATTCCGGCGCCGTCTGCGCCTTTCCCGAATATGCGCATGACGACACGCTGATCGGCACCGTGGTCGAGGGCAGCGACGTCCGCCTCGGCGGCGAGCTGAGCCCCGAGGGCGGCGCGCTGGAACCCGGCGCCGGCCAGTACGAGGCCGTGCTGACCGCCATGGCCGACACGCTGATCGACTGCCTGCAGGGCGAATGA